One part of the Janthinobacterium sp. 17J80-10 genome encodes these proteins:
- a CDS encoding septal ring lytic transglycosylase RlpA family protein, protein MPANRIRNAVARRQIANVLPGMLCALVLAACGSLPQTPADQSGAKTAPTAASKRPGLPPAGSGRGGYYQDDGPGDAEPEGLLATPDAEPKVEPYAKSGNRPYVVFGKTYTPFLDERPFRQRGRGSWYGKKFHGQRTSSGEPYDMYKMTAAHPTLPIPSYARVTNVANGRQVIVRVNDRGPFHSSRIMDLSYTAALKLGYLQHGSAELEIERLLPEEVERMSVSRPPKSAAAPDAVRDTLQAAAPAAQPVAVQAVQKPEVAVFSVPVANAVTSATASATSAGESGNAVAAGAPVPGGFYLQLGAYSQAESAESARARLQKQWDGTLPSIEVQPGGAVFRLMSGPFASRDEADAIAQKLIETGSVKSLVVRR, encoded by the coding sequence ATGCCGGCGAATCGAATCAGGAATGCCGTCGCGCGACGGCAAATTGCGAATGTATTGCCGGGGATGCTGTGTGCATTGGTCCTGGCAGCCTGCGGCAGCTTGCCGCAGACGCCTGCAGATCAAAGTGGCGCAAAGACGGCGCCGACAGCGGCGTCGAAGCGGCCGGGATTGCCGCCGGCCGGCTCGGGGCGGGGCGGTTATTATCAGGACGATGGCCCCGGCGACGCCGAGCCGGAGGGCTTGCTGGCAACGCCCGATGCCGAGCCAAAGGTGGAGCCGTATGCTAAAAGCGGTAATCGCCCGTATGTCGTGTTCGGCAAGACTTACACCCCGTTTCTCGACGAACGGCCATTTCGTCAGCGTGGGCGGGGCAGCTGGTACGGCAAGAAATTCCACGGCCAGCGCACTTCGTCCGGCGAGCCGTACGATATGTACAAGATGACGGCGGCACATCCGACCCTGCCAATTCCATCCTATGCACGCGTGACCAATGTTGCCAACGGCCGCCAGGTGATCGTGCGCGTCAATGACCGCGGACCGTTCCATTCGAGCCGGATCATGGATCTTTCCTATACTGCGGCACTCAAACTCGGCTATCTGCAGCACGGCAGCGCTGAACTGGAAATCGAGCGCCTGCTGCCGGAAGAGGTTGAGCGCATGTCAGTCAGCCGGCCGCCAAAATCCGCTGCAGCGCCCGATGCCGTGCGCGACACGCTGCAGGCGGCCGCGCCTGCAGCGCAACCAGTGGCTGTGCAGGCTGTGCAGAAACCCGAAGTGGCGGTGTTTTCCGTGCCAGTCGCAAATGCCGTGACTTCCGCTACCGCTTCCGCGACGTCTGCGGGCGAGTCAGGCAATGCCGTGGCGGCCGGCGCGCCCGTACCGGGTGGATTCTATCTGCAACTGGGCGCCTATTCGCAAGCGGAAAGCGCGGAAAGCGCCCGCGCGCGCCTGCAGAAACAATGGGACGGCACGTTGCCGTCGATTGAAGTCCAGCCGGGCGGCGCCGTGTTTCGTCTCATGAGCGGGCCTTTCGCCAGTCGCGACGAGGCAGACGCCATTGCCCAGAAGCTCATTGAAACGGGCTCGGTCAAGTCCCTGGTGGTGCGGCGCTAG
- a CDS encoding BON domain-containing protein: protein MIEWKAMRRPLAAALLCGMVATGLQGCLALAAGGTVVGTLSATDRRTLGAQTEDRGIMLKGETRIGKLVGDAGHVNVNSFNRKVLLTGEVRDAQMRDAAEREIAAVEGVAAVVNELEIAALSSLTSRSNDSLITGKVKASFVDAKDLFANSFKVVTERGTVYLMGRVTEREATRAAQVAAGVSGVRKVIKVFDYISEDELKQMSMSNQPQTR from the coding sequence ATGATTGAATGGAAAGCGATGCGACGGCCACTGGCCGCAGCCCTGTTGTGCGGCATGGTGGCCACCGGTTTGCAAGGCTGCCTGGCATTGGCTGCGGGCGGCACGGTGGTGGGCACGCTGTCGGCAACCGATCGCCGCACGCTGGGCGCGCAGACCGAGGATCGCGGCATCATGCTGAAGGGTGAGACCCGGATCGGCAAGCTGGTAGGGGATGCCGGTCATGTCAACGTCAACAGCTTCAACCGCAAGGTGCTCCTGACTGGCGAAGTGCGCGATGCGCAGATGCGGGATGCCGCCGAGCGCGAAATCGCTGCGGTGGAAGGCGTTGCCGCGGTGGTCAACGAACTGGAAATCGCTGCCCTGTCCAGCCTGACTTCGCGCTCCAACGATTCCCTCATCACCGGCAAGGTCAAGGCCTCCTTCGTCGACGCCAAGGATTTGTTTGCCAATTCCTTCAAGGTCGTCACCGAGCGCGGCACTGTCTACCTGATGGGCCGGGTGACTGAACGTGAAGCCACGCGTGCAGCCCAGGTTGCTGCCGGGGTGTCAGGCGTGCGCAAGGTAATCAAGGTGTTCGATTACATCAGCGAAGACGAACTCAAACAGATGTCGATGTCGAACCAGCCGCAAACAAGATAA
- the rsmI gene encoding 16S rRNA (cytidine(1402)-2'-O)-methyltransferase → MSTPSNNLNHASDPAAALPLQDEIARQTYPGATLYVVATPIGNVGDISLRALNVLALADAVACEDTRNTAQLLARYGLSKTLLAAHEHNEREIADKLIVRLQAGQRIALVSDAGTPAVSDPGARIVDAVRAAGLRVMPLPGASAVLAALAASGLVNDRFHFIGFLPAKAKQRDTVLESLRHETATVVLYEAPHRIVDTVTALAAIFGPARQVVLARELTKLFEEIHRCPLGQALAWLDADSHRQKGEFVLLLEGAPHAPEEGAAEAERILKILLAECPVKQAAALAAQITGQKKNALYERALQLKEA, encoded by the coding sequence ATGAGCACCCCATCGAACAACCTGAACCATGCCAGCGACCCGGCTGCCGCCCTGCCCCTGCAGGATGAAATCGCCCGGCAAACTTACCCGGGCGCCACATTATATGTGGTGGCAACACCAATCGGGAATGTCGGCGACATCAGCTTGCGCGCACTCAATGTACTTGCCCTTGCCGATGCCGTCGCTTGCGAAGACACCCGCAATACTGCACAACTGCTGGCGCGTTACGGCCTGTCCAAGACCTTGCTGGCGGCACACGAACATAATGAACGCGAGATTGCCGACAAGCTGATCGTCCGCCTGCAGGCGGGCCAGCGCATCGCCCTGGTGTCGGACGCCGGCACACCCGCCGTTTCCGACCCCGGCGCGCGCATTGTCGATGCCGTACGCGCGGCCGGCCTGCGGGTGATGCCGCTGCCCGGCGCTTCGGCAGTGCTGGCGGCGCTGGCGGCCAGCGGCCTTGTCAACGACCGCTTTCATTTCATCGGTTTCCTGCCGGCCAAGGCGAAGCAGCGCGATACCGTGCTGGAAAGCCTGCGCCACGAAACCGCAACCGTGGTGCTGTACGAAGCGCCGCACCGCATCGTCGATACCGTGACGGCACTGGCGGCAATCTTTGGTCCGGCGCGCCAGGTCGTGCTGGCGCGCGAGCTGACCAAGCTGTTCGAGGAAATCCACCGCTGCCCGCTGGGCCAGGCGCTGGCCTGGCTTGATGCGGACAGCCATCGGCAAAAGGGGGAGTTTGTGCTGCTGCTGGAAGGCGCACCGCACGCGCCCGAGGAAGGCGCAGCCGAGGCGGAGCGCATCCTGAAGATCTTGCTGGCTGAGTGCCCGGTCAAGCAGGCTGCCGCGCTGGCGGCGCAGATCACCGGACAGAAAAAAAATGCGCTTTACGAACGCGCCCTGCAACTCAAGGAAGCCTAG
- the mreD gene encoding rod shape-determining protein MreD: MNQPHYILLPANPLFIFLSLVVAFLLNMLPWGTWIGVPDFVALVLVFWSIHQPRRVGIGVAFFMGILMDVHDATLLGENALSYTLLSYFAIMIHRRVLWFPIGIQALHVLPLLLLMQIVQVVVRGIVSQQLPGWFYFVESLVATLLWPVVSWLLLAPQRRAVNRDDTRPI, encoded by the coding sequence ATGAACCAGCCGCATTACATCCTGTTGCCGGCCAATCCGCTCTTTATCTTCCTGAGCCTGGTGGTAGCCTTTCTGTTGAATATGTTGCCCTGGGGTACATGGATCGGCGTGCCGGACTTTGTAGCATTGGTGCTGGTGTTCTGGAGCATTCATCAGCCGCGCCGCGTTGGTATTGGGGTGGCATTTTTCATGGGCATCCTGATGGATGTACACGACGCCACCCTGCTTGGCGAGAATGCGCTGTCGTATACCTTGCTGTCCTATTTCGCGATCATGATCCATCGCCGCGTGCTGTGGTTCCCGATCGGCATCCAGGCTTTGCACGTGTTGCCCCTGCTGCTGCTGATGCAGATCGTGCAAGTGGTGGTGCGCGGGATCGTCAGCCAGCAGCTTCCAGGATGGTTTTATTTCGTGGAAAGCCTGGTGGCGACCCTGTTGTGGCCGGTGGTAAGCTGGCTGTTGCTGGCGCCACAGCGCCGCGCCGTCAACCGCGACGACACGCGTCCGATCTGA
- a CDS encoding SIS domain-containing protein → MSNRILGHFQESAELKIQAASALVQPIAQAVELMFAALSNGNKILACGNGGASAHAQYFAAALVGRFERERLPLPAMALGADAAVLTAVGNDAGFHEVYSKQVQAFGQPGDVLLVISGSGDMANLSAAVDTALEREMRVVALTGRDGGAIGKQISDADVHICVPHERAARVLEVHLLTIHCLCDGIDVALFGGDTDD, encoded by the coding sequence ATGAGCAATCGTATACTCGGGCACTTCCAGGAAAGCGCCGAACTGAAAATCCAGGCCGCCTCGGCATTGGTGCAACCAATTGCACAAGCTGTGGAACTTATGTTTGCGGCATTGTCTAATGGAAACAAGATACTCGCGTGCGGCAACGGCGGCGCGTCGGCCCACGCCCAGTATTTCGCAGCTGCCTTGGTGGGCCGCTTCGAGCGCGAACGCCTGCCCTTGCCGGCGATGGCACTTGGCGCAGATGCCGCAGTCTTGACGGCGGTGGGCAATGATGCCGGCTTCCACGAGGTCTACAGCAAGCAGGTGCAGGCCTTCGGCCAGCCAGGCGATGTGTTGCTGGTGATATCCGGCAGCGGTGACATGGCCAACCTCAGCGCCGCAGTCGATACCGCTCTCGAACGCGAAATGCGGGTGGTCGCGCTGACCGGCAGGGATGGCGGCGCCATCGGCAAGCAAATCAGCGATGCCGATGTGCATATCTGCGTGCCGCATGAGCGCGCCGCGCGGGTGCTGGAAGTGCATTTACTGACGATTCACTGTTTATGCGACGGTATTGACGTCGCGCTTTTTGGAGGAGATACGGATGATTGA
- a CDS encoding YraN family protein, which produces MQVSGQAGEDAALAHLSRQGLTLVTRNFRCKAGEIDLIMREQDCLVFIEVRQRASRDFGGAAASVTPAKQRRLLRATQYFLLRYKTLPPCRIDVVAIDGGNLTWLKNAIEA; this is translated from the coding sequence ATGCAGGTGTCGGGCCAGGCCGGCGAAGATGCCGCGCTGGCGCACTTGTCGCGGCAGGGCTTGACGCTGGTGACGCGCAATTTCCGCTGCAAGGCCGGCGAAATCGATCTCATCATGCGCGAGCAGGATTGCCTGGTATTCATCGAGGTGCGCCAGCGCGCAAGCCGCGACTTTGGCGGCGCGGCGGCCAGCGTGACTCCCGCCAAGCAGCGCCGCCTGCTGCGCGCCACACAGTATTTCCTGTTGCGTTACAAGACGCTGCCGCCTTGCCGTATCGATGTGGTCGCGATCGACGGTGGCAACCTCACCTGGCTGAAAAACGCTATCGAAGCCTGA
- the mrdA gene encoding penicillin-binding protein 2 — MTEFKNTERELHFFRLRLSVVGVFVFICFGLLFTRLVWLQVFRHSDYVAQAEDNRISVVPVVPNRGLIIDRNGVVLARNFSAYTLEITPSKLGAPLEKVIDELSALVDIQPKDRKRFKRLQEESKNFASVPIRTRLTDEEVARFTAQRYRFPGVEIQARLFRQYPMGATASHLIGYIGRISQRDAQKIEELPDEEAANYAGTDYIGKEGVEKKYEQILHGRTGDEEVEVTAGGRAVRTLKRNAATPGHNLILSIDIELQKIIEEAFGDRRGALVAIEPATGDILAYVSMPTFDPNLFVDGIDTQSWDELNTSVNKPLLNRPLIGTYPPGSTFKPYMALAALELGKRTPNQAISDPGYYWFGNHRFRDDKVGGHGMVDMYKSIVQSCNTYYYMLSSDLGIEAIHDFMKPFGFGQLTGIDLENERRGVLPSPAWKRASYKRPEQQKWYAGETVSIGIGQGYNSFTPLQLAHAMANLANNGVVMRPHLVKVIEDSVSKERKPTVRGESYRIPLKQENIDFIKHAMAGVPKEGTSARAFAGAGYVSAGKTGTAQAIGMKANEKYNATKMAEFHRDHSLYIAFAPYDQPKIALAVIVENAGFGSAAAAPIARRAIDYYLLGKRPNETDKQADIKASEPQVDPHGHVSGD, encoded by the coding sequence ATGACTGAATTTAAGAATACCGAACGCGAACTGCATTTTTTCCGCCTGCGCCTGTCGGTGGTCGGTGTGTTCGTGTTCATTTGTTTCGGCCTTCTGTTTACACGCCTGGTCTGGCTGCAGGTATTCCGGCACAGCGACTATGTCGCCCAGGCCGAAGACAATCGGATCTCGGTGGTGCCGGTGGTGCCCAATCGCGGCCTGATCATCGACCGCAACGGCGTCGTCCTGGCGCGTAACTTTTCCGCCTATACGCTTGAAATTACGCCCTCCAAACTTGGCGCGCCGCTGGAAAAGGTCATCGATGAATTGTCGGCGCTGGTCGATATCCAGCCCAAGGATCGCAAACGCTTCAAGCGACTGCAGGAAGAAAGCAAGAATTTCGCCAGTGTGCCGATCCGCACCCGCCTGACCGACGAGGAAGTTGCGCGCTTTACTGCGCAGCGCTATCGCTTTCCCGGTGTCGAGATCCAGGCACGCCTGTTCCGCCAGTATCCGATGGGCGCAACCGCATCGCATCTGATCGGCTACATTGGCCGCATCAGCCAGCGCGACGCCCAGAAGATCGAGGAATTGCCTGATGAAGAAGCCGCCAACTATGCCGGCACCGATTACATCGGCAAGGAGGGCGTGGAAAAGAAGTATGAACAGATCCTGCATGGCAGGACCGGTGACGAAGAAGTCGAAGTCACCGCCGGCGGGCGTGCGGTTCGCACGCTCAAGCGCAATGCGGCCACGCCTGGCCACAATCTGATCTTGTCGATCGATATCGAATTGCAGAAAATCATCGAAGAAGCTTTCGGCGACAGGCGCGGCGCGCTGGTGGCCATCGAGCCGGCAACGGGCGATATCCTCGCCTATGTATCCATGCCGACGTTCGACCCCAACCTGTTCGTTGACGGCATCGACACGCAGAGCTGGGATGAGCTGAACACCTCGGTCAACAAGCCGCTGTTGAACCGACCGCTGATCGGCACCTATCCGCCAGGGTCAACCTTCAAGCCTTACATGGCGCTGGCGGCGCTGGAACTGGGCAAGCGCACGCCCAACCAGGCCATCTCCGATCCGGGCTATTACTGGTTCGGCAACCACAGATTCCGCGACGACAAGGTGGGCGGCCACGGCATGGTCGACATGTACAAGTCGATTGTCCAGTCGTGCAATACGTACTATTACATGCTGTCCTCGGACCTTGGGATCGAGGCAATCCATGATTTCATGAAGCCGTTCGGCTTTGGCCAGCTCACCGGTATCGACCTGGAAAACGAGCGGCGCGGCGTGCTGCCTTCGCCTGCCTGGAAGCGCGCCAGCTACAAGCGGCCCGAGCAACAGAAGTGGTACGCGGGCGAAACGGTATCGATCGGCATTGGCCAGGGGTACAACTCATTCACGCCGCTGCAATTGGCGCACGCCATGGCCAATCTCGCCAACAATGGTGTCGTCATGCGCCCGCATCTGGTCAAGGTGATCGAAGACAGCGTGAGCAAGGAGCGCAAGCCGACCGTGCGCGGCGAAAGCTACCGGATTCCGCTCAAGCAGGAAAACATTGACTTCATCAAGCACGCGATGGCCGGCGTGCCGAAGGAAGGCACTTCCGCGCGCGCATTCGCCGGGGCCGGATACGTCTCGGCAGGTAAAACCGGCACGGCGCAGGCCATCGGCATGAAAGCCAACGAAAAATACAATGCGACCAAGATGGCGGAATTCCACCGCGACCACTCGCTGTACATCGCCTTTGCGCCTTACGACCAGCCGAAGATCGCGCTGGCGGTGATTGTCGAGAATGCCGGCTTCGGCTCGGCTGCCGCTGCGCCGATCGCGCGCCGGGCCATCGATTACTATCTGCTTGGCAAGCGTCCAAACGAGACGGACAAGCAGGCCGACATCAAGGCCAGCGAACCGCAAGTCGACCCGCATGGCCACGTCAGCGGAGACTGA
- the mreC gene encoding rod shape-determining protein MreC, translated as MEYSPPPLFKQGASARAKVVIFSLIAIVLLVADAHWQTLGAIRQVVGTALYPLQRLAMMPRDAAYGVGEYFSSLSRTQEENRQLQRQQVLNSQTLQQVQLMAAENAHLRRLLGASERLAVKSLMAEILYDARDPFTRKIVLDRGSQQGVKAGQPVIDDTGVVGQVTRVFPFTSEVTLLTDKDQAIPVQVVRSGLRSVAYGRGQSGALDLRFMPANADIRKGDVLVTSGIDGIYPAGLAVARVSQVEQKSSDAFAKIVCQPAAGIDSNRQLLILLTEFQMPVREPATTPTPASSKGEVKSAAKAEVKPVPGQPAPATSTPPATPAAISPRTPPAVPAVKPGAVAPAGPNNPARPAAPTPVVKPAAVVKPAPAQPAPAPAPVKAPLPVEPRP; from the coding sequence ATGGAATACAGCCCACCGCCACTGTTCAAGCAAGGCGCCTCCGCGCGCGCCAAGGTGGTGATCTTTTCCCTGATTGCCATTGTCTTGCTGGTGGCCGATGCGCACTGGCAGACGCTCGGCGCGATCCGCCAGGTGGTTGGTACCGCCCTTTACCCGTTGCAGCGCCTGGCCATGATGCCACGCGATGCCGCATATGGCGTGGGGGAGTATTTTTCTTCTCTTTCCCGCACCCAGGAAGAGAACCGGCAATTGCAGCGCCAGCAGGTACTCAATTCCCAGACCCTGCAGCAGGTACAGTTAATGGCCGCAGAAAACGCCCACCTGCGCCGCCTGCTCGGTGCCAGCGAGCGGCTGGCCGTAAAGTCCCTGATGGCGGAAATCCTCTATGATGCGCGCGACCCTTTCACGCGCAAGATCGTGCTCGACCGTGGTTCGCAACAGGGCGTCAAGGCCGGCCAGCCCGTCATCGACGATACCGGCGTGGTCGGGCAGGTAACGCGGGTATTTCCCTTTACCTCCGAAGTCACGCTGTTGACCGACAAGGACCAGGCCATACCCGTGCAGGTCGTGCGTAGCGGCTTGCGCAGCGTTGCCTATGGTCGCGGCCAGTCGGGAGCGCTCGATCTGCGCTTCATGCCTGCCAATGCCGATATCCGCAAGGGCGACGTGCTGGTGACTTCCGGCATTGACGGCATTTATCCGGCGGGCCTCGCGGTTGCGCGGGTGTCGCAAGTCGAGCAAAAATCCTCGGACGCCTTTGCCAAGATCGTTTGCCAGCCGGCTGCAGGCATCGACAGCAACCGCCAGTTGCTGATCCTGCTGACCGAATTCCAGATGCCCGTGCGCGAGCCGGCGACCACGCCGACGCCGGCATCGTCCAAGGGCGAGGTGAAATCCGCTGCAAAAGCTGAAGTCAAGCCGGTGCCCGGCCAGCCCGCCCCGGCAACGTCGACGCCGCCGGCAACCCCGGCAGCAATCTCGCCCAGGACGCCGCCGGCAGTACCGGCTGTCAAGCCTGGGGCAGTTGCGCCGGCTGGACCAAACAACCCCGCGCGGCCTGCGGCACCGACGCCAGTCGTCAAACCTGCGGCAGTCGTCAAACCGGCGCCGGCACAGCCCGCGCCCGCGCCCGCGCCGGTCAAAGCGCCACTGCCAGTGGAACCCCGACCATGA
- a CDS encoding DsrE family protein, whose amino-acid sequence MRRRFLRHFIVGVLALAGSAGVSAAAPAPVQAAGQVKVVYHLVEGNSQAQRALGNIRNHLRAAPQDRIVVVAHGEGIRFLLKEAVDRNGKPFDDDVAALAARGVEFRVCRNTLASHDVSAERLLPQASLVESGVAEVARLQAQEGFVYLRP is encoded by the coding sequence ATGCGTCGTAGATTTCTCAGGCATTTCATTGTCGGCGTCTTGGCGCTGGCTGGCAGCGCCGGCGTGTCGGCCGCTGCGCCGGCACCGGTGCAGGCAGCCGGGCAAGTGAAGGTGGTTTACCACCTGGTGGAAGGCAATAGCCAGGCGCAGCGCGCTTTGGGCAATATCCGCAACCATTTGCGTGCCGCCCCCCAGGACAGGATTGTCGTCGTCGCGCATGGCGAAGGCATCCGCTTCCTGCTCAAAGAGGCCGTGGATCGCAATGGCAAGCCTTTTGACGATGATGTGGCGGCGCTGGCTGCCCGGGGCGTCGAGTTCCGTGTCTGCCGCAACACGCTGGCCTCGCACGACGTGTCTGCCGAGCGCCTGTTGCCGCAAGCCAGCCTGGTGGAATCCGGCGTGGCGGAAGTTGCGCGGTTGCAGGCTCAGGAAGGCTTCGTTTACCTGCGTCCCTAG
- a CDS encoding TlpA disulfide reductase family protein yields MQTHSPSPLPKVVWIKLLAGLIVVALAVAGYFAFFSQHKAPDVTFVDLQGNKLSTQELRGKVVMVNFWATSCTTCVKEMPQMVETYKKYQGRGLEFVAVAMSYDPPNYVVNFVQTRQLPFKVALDVEGKLAKSFGDVQLTPTTFVIDKDGHIVKRYLGEPDWKGLHALLEQSLT; encoded by the coding sequence ATGCAAACCCATTCCCCAAGCCCATTGCCAAAAGTTGTCTGGATCAAGCTGCTTGCCGGATTGATAGTGGTTGCCCTGGCGGTGGCCGGATATTTTGCATTTTTCAGTCAGCACAAAGCGCCGGATGTTACTTTTGTCGATTTGCAGGGCAACAAGCTGAGCACGCAAGAGTTGCGCGGCAAAGTCGTCATGGTGAATTTCTGGGCCACCAGTTGCACGACTTGCGTCAAGGAAATGCCGCAAATGGTCGAGACCTATAAAAAATACCAGGGCCGCGGCCTGGAATTCGTCGCCGTGGCAATGAGTTACGATCCACCCAACTACGTCGTCAACTTTGTCCAGACCCGCCAGTTGCCTTTCAAGGTTGCATTGGATGTCGAGGGCAAGCTGGCCAAGTCCTTTGGCGATGTGCAACTGACTCCCACCACGTTCGTGATCGACAAGGATGGGCATATCGTCAAGCGCTACCTTGGTGAACCTGACTGGAAGGGCTTGCATGCCCTGCTCGAGCAGTCGCTCACCTGA
- the rodA gene encoding rod shape-determining protein RodA, whose amino-acid sequence MYSPDFSGKKSIWATLKPYVNVFDGTLLLLVCLILAVSTVNMVSAGSGFPGRLEDHLRNIALSFVIIWLAALVPPQMLMRLAAPIYAVGVALLVGVALFGIIKLGARRWINVGVVIQPSEIMKIAMPLMLAWWFQKREGTISWQEFMVAGVLLAIPAALIIRQPDLGTGTLVTAAGFYVIFLAGLSWKVLGGLFIAGASFMPIAWNMLHDYQRHRVMTLIDPTTDPLGKGFHIIQSMIAIGSGGMTGKGWMNGTQGHLQFIPERTTDFVFAVYSEEFGLMGNMLLLVLYLLLIGRGLLIAANAPTLFSRLLAGALSLMFFTYAFVNMGMVSGILPVVGVPLPFMSYGGTAFVTLGLAVGILMSIHRHRKLMQS is encoded by the coding sequence ATGTATTCCCCCGATTTCTCCGGCAAAAAAAGCATTTGGGCCACGCTCAAGCCCTACGTGAACGTTTTCGATGGCACGCTGCTGCTGCTCGTTTGCCTGATCCTGGCTGTCAGCACGGTCAACATGGTGTCTGCCGGCTCCGGCTTTCCGGGCCGTCTGGAAGACCATTTGCGCAATATCGCCCTGTCTTTCGTCATCATCTGGCTCGCCGCGCTGGTGCCGCCGCAAATGCTGATGCGGCTGGCCGCGCCGATTTACGCGGTTGGCGTCGCGCTCCTGGTTGGGGTGGCGCTCTTCGGCATTATCAAGCTGGGGGCGCGGCGCTGGATCAATGTCGGCGTGGTGATCCAGCCATCCGAAATCATGAAGATCGCCATGCCGCTGATGCTGGCCTGGTGGTTCCAGAAGCGCGAAGGCACGATCTCGTGGCAGGAGTTCATGGTCGCCGGGGTGTTGCTGGCCATTCCCGCGGCACTGATCATCCGGCAGCCCGATCTGGGCACGGGCACCCTGGTGACGGCCGCGGGCTTTTACGTCATTTTCCTGGCAGGCCTGTCATGGAAAGTCCTGGGGGGGCTGTTCATTGCCGGCGCATCTTTCATGCCGATCGCCTGGAACATGTTGCATGACTACCAGCGTCATCGCGTCATGACCCTGATCGATCCGACCACCGACCCGCTCGGCAAGGGCTTCCACATCATCCAGTCGATGATTGCCATTGGTTCCGGCGGCATGACAGGCAAAGGCTGGATGAACGGCACGCAGGGGCATTTGCAATTCATCCCGGAACGTACTACCGACTTCGTCTTTGCCGTGTATTCCGAAGAATTCGGCCTGATGGGCAATATGCTCTTGCTGGTGCTCTACCTGCTGCTGATCGGCCGGGGTCTGCTGATTGCCGCCAACGCACCCACGCTGTTTTCCCGCCTGCTGGCGGGCGCGCTATCGCTGATGTTCTTTACCTACGCCTTCGTCAACATGGGCATGGTCAGTGGCATTCTGCCGGTGGTCGGCGTGCCGTTGCCCTTCATGAGCTATGGCGGCACGGCATTCGTGACGCTTGGCCTCGCGGTGGGCATATTGATGAGCATTCATCGTCACCGCAAGCTCATGCAGAGTTGA
- a CDS encoding penicillin-binding protein activator translates to MLDKAVKTVLLGLVCGLCAPALANTTTNAAAASDDGAAAPARTRIAIVLPTLSDTFSTAAQALRAGFMAAHEREPDGIEVTLVESADGAQNALSAYESALAQNDIVVGPLARADVAAIARSGKVAKPTLTLAPADADIALPAQALAIGLSIEDEARQLATWAGAGRKQAKAVVIAGGVAWQRRAARAFAAQWQELGLEALPVEIASSSGYLSAAGLEQVRKRLMEEKPAVVFFGLDAFQAQQMQLALPKGLAPAPHTYGTSQLNPWNAADWRSAEKRIEMNGVRLLDLPWLLQPDHPAVMVYPRPVMEADRRANPDLDRLYALGIDAYRVAREIAAHRTAFELDGVTGRLSVNFAAGNYRLRRAAQPAAYQDGMVAPLPRMP, encoded by the coding sequence ATGTTGGACAAGGCGGTAAAAACGGTGTTGCTGGGGCTGGTGTGCGGATTGTGCGCGCCTGCGCTCGCAAATACAACTACAAATGCTGCGGCCGCGTCCGATGATGGGGCCGCCGCGCCTGCCAGAACCCGCATTGCCATCGTCTTGCCGACCTTGTCCGATACCTTCAGCACGGCGGCGCAGGCGCTGCGTGCCGGCTTCATGGCGGCGCATGAGCGTGAGCCGGACGGCATCGAGGTGACTCTGGTCGAGAGCGCCGATGGCGCCCAGAATGCGCTGTCGGCCTACGAGAGTGCGCTGGCGCAGAATGATATCGTGGTCGGTCCGCTGGCACGCGCTGACGTCGCGGCGATTGCCCGGAGCGGCAAGGTGGCCAAGCCGACACTGACTTTGGCGCCGGCTGATGCCGACATTGCGCTGCCGGCGCAGGCGCTGGCAATCGGTCTGTCGATCGAGGATGAGGCGCGCCAGCTGGCCACGTGGGCCGGCGCCGGCCGAAAGCAGGCCAAGGCGGTCGTGATTGCCGGTGGCGTTGCCTGGCAGCGCCGCGCTGCCCGTGCCTTTGCCGCGCAATGGCAGGAGCTGGGGCTGGAGGCGCTGCCGGTCGAGATTGCCAGCAGCAGCGGCTACCTCAGCGCCGCCGGCCTGGAGCAAGTGAGAAAGCGCCTGATGGAGGAAAAGCCCGCAGTCGTGTTTTTCGGCCTGGATGCCTTTCAGGCGCAGCAGATGCAACTGGCGCTGCCAAAGGGCTTGGCGCCGGCGCCGCATACCTATGGCACGTCGCAGCTCAATCCCTGGAACGCCGCCGACTGGCGCAGCGCCGAGAAGCGCATCGAAATGAATGGCGTGCGCCTCCTCGATCTTCCCTGGCTGCTGCAACCGGATCATCCGGCGGTCATGGTCTACCCGCGTCCCGTGATGGAGGCCGACCGGCGTGCCAACCCGGACCTTGATCGCCTGTATGCGCTTGGAATCGATGCCTACCGCGTCGCGCGTGAAATCGCCGCGCATCGCACAGCCTTCGAACTCGATGGCGTCACCGGACGCCTGTCCGTCAATTTCGCTGCGGGCAATTACCGCTTGCGCCGCGCCGCCCAACCCGCCGCCTACCAGGATGGCATGGTGGCGCCGCTGCCGCGCATGCCCTGA